The Paenibacillus mucilaginosus 3016 genome includes the window TCCGGAGCCCCGGACGGTTACCCTTCCTGAAATATCCAAAAAGCCGCCAAACCGGGGCACGGCCTGTGCCTCCCGTTTCGCGGCTTTTTTGCCTCGTCTTCCGCAGCATACCACGTAACGACCGGCGGCAGAGCCTACCTGCCGCCCTTCATGCTCGCCGCCTTCATGCTCATCGTCTCCTCCAGCATCTGGCCAAGGAGCTCCCGCGGCTCGCCTTCGCGGCTCGCCTCTTCGATCTCCAGCCAGCGCTCCTTCGGAATGCGCAGGAACGCCCGGACCACCTCCGGACAGAACTGGGTGCCCGTACAGCGCTCAATCTCGGCCCTCGCTTCGTTATAGCCCCAGCCCTTGCGGTACGGCCTGTCGGAGGTCATCGCGTCATAGCTGTCGCAGAGGGCGAAGATGCGGGCGAAGAGCGGAATCTCCTCTTCCCGCAGCCCATGCGGGTAGCCTCCTCCATCCCAGCGTTCATGATGGTAGCGGACGACATCCAGCGAAGGACTGAGGAACGCAATGTGCTTCAGCATCCGGTAGCCGATCTCCACGTGGCTTTTCATCACGACCCATTCTTCTTCCGTCAGCTCCGCCGGCTTCAGCAGGATCGCATCGGGCACTCCGATCTTCCCCACGTCATGCAGCAGGGCCCCGCGGGCCAGATCCCCGAGCTCCCTGTCGGTCAGATTCATCTCCATCCCGAGGCGCAGCGCATAGGACGTGACGCGGAAGGAATGACCGTGGGTCTCGTTGTCCCGGGAATCGAGTGCGGAGGAGAGCGCCTGAAGCGACTCGTCATAGGTCCGCTCGATCCGGAAGACCATGGCCTCCAGCTCCCGGTTCTGCCGGTCGATCGTGCCCGCCGAATTGCGGAACACATGGTGCAGCGTGAGGAACAGGCCCAGCATCCCGAGCACGATGATCGTCATCAGGATGCCTTCCAGCCAGCCGATCTGGCGGTCCTGTTCGCTGATATCCCGCTTGACCTCGACCACGCCGGCCACCTGTCCGTCCTCCCGCTGCACCGGCATCCACAGATGCAGAATATGGCCGCTGAGACGCTGGTGCACCACCTGGGCGTTCGTTGCCGCCCTCTCCAGGGAACCGGCCAGG containing:
- a CDS encoding HD-GYP domain-containing protein, translated to MGNIASIALSPYRRFTWTLGLSVGFIGVLLSAVTLWACSTFVTRDTVELTTAAVVKHFAKVPQLAAIFPESSGEEGSTSPVGEPHTPHSQTPADLLQSYDRVLPLVRMHFDLYSILDANFYDTEGRIVFSYDKEAIGQEVDASLAGSLERAATNAQVVHQRLSGHILHLWMPVQREDGQVAGVVEVKRDISEQDRQIGWLEGILMTIIVLGMLGLFLTLHHVFRNSAGTIDRQNRELEAMVFRIERTYDESLQALSSALDSRDNETHGHSFRVTSYALRLGMEMNLTDRELGDLARGALLHDVGKIGVPDAILLKPAELTEEEWVVMKSHVEIGYRMLKHIAFLSPSLDVVRYHHERWDGGGYPHGLREEEIPLFARIFALCDSYDAMTSDRPYRKGWGYNEARAEIERCTGTQFCPEVVRAFLRIPKERWLEIEEASREGEPRELLGQMLEETMSMKAASMKGGR